A single genomic interval of Eurosta solidaginis isolate ZX-2024a chromosome 3, ASM4086904v1, whole genome shotgun sequence harbors:
- the LOC137243540 gene encoding attacin-B-like translates to MKLFIYTIVTTLAINSIVAAFPQRVRAQTLLYYPPPSRPTRPFLVRVARDVGVVGALASNPNGGADARLQIANAIGNPNHNLIASAFADANTDRGPVTTGGTVSYNNNGLGAAISKTHTPGVRDTVTQSLNANLFNNGVHNLDANAFKSQNTLLKNGVEFERNGFGLDYSHINGHAASLTKSTIPNFGSQVELAGKANIWSSRDRNTRFDLTGSGSKWTSGPLSGQRDYFGGVGLTHMFG, encoded by the exons ATGAAACTCTTCATCTACACAATTGTCACTACGCTTGCAATCAACAGCATCGTTGCAGCGTTTCCACAGCGTGTACGCGCTCAAACTTTACTTTATTATCCACCGCCGAGCCGACCAACACGTCCCTTTTTGGTACGTGTGGCACGTGATGTTGGTGTAGTTGGCGCATTGGCCAGTAATCCAAACGGTGGCGCCGATGCACGCCTGCAAATCGCTAATGCTATTGGTAATCCAAATCATAATTTAATTGCTAGCGCTTTTGCTGATGCAAACACCGATCGTGGACCAGTAACCACTGGTGGTACGGTGTCCTATAACAA CAATGGCTTGGGTGCCGCCATATCGAAGACTCATACACCCGGTGTGCGTGACACAGTGACCCAGAGTTTGAATGCCAATCTCTTTAACAACGGTGTGCACAATTTGGATGCAAACGCTTTCAAGTCACAGAATACTCTTTTGAAAAATGGCGTGGAATTTGAGCGTAACGGTTTTGGTTTGGATTACTCACACATTAATGGTCATGCAGCTAGTTTGACGAAGAGCACCATTCCTAACTTCGGCAGTCAGGTGGAGTTGGCAGGTAAAGCGAATATTTGGTCCTCGCGGGATCGTAATACACGTTTTGATCTTACGGGCAGCGGTTCGAAGTGGACTAGTGGTCCATTGAGTGGACAACGAGACTACTTTGGCGGTGTGGGTCTTACTCATATGTTTGGCTGA